The window TCCGGCAACCCGACTATTGCCCGATACCGCTAACGCTATATCGGGCCTGCCTGATGCAGCATAGTAAAATTGGCTCTCGCAGAGGCGCAGAGTCGCCGAGAATTAAACAAGAGATTTCCTGGCGCCGTTGCGACCGGGAAAGTGAATATATTTCTTTCCTGTATCACTGCTTGCGAGGCATGGCCACGCTGGCGCCTGTTTACATGACACCCTTACTATAGGAAAATGAATGAGATTTTTTCTCTGCGACTTTGCGCCTCCGCGTTCTCTGCGTTGTTTAACCACCCTTTGAATAAATGAACCCGCCTTTCGCACCGTAATAGTGCGATCCCCCGCCCCATGATCGTTATCCGCGCACAATTAAAGTGCGCCCCATATCGGCGCTGACTTCAAGTGATTGTTTTTAATAACAAATAAAAGTTGGCACGCCCTTCGCAATACCCCGTACAGCAACCGTTTTCTTTTAACACTCTCACTGTATGGGGAAGAGACAAATGAAAAAAGCCAATGCACTACTCGTCGGCACCATCCTGGCTGCCTCAACCGTTGCCAGCAGCGTGGCCGTGGCCGAGCTGAGCGGTAACGTCGGATTCACTTCCAACTATATCTGGCGTGGTGTCACCCAGGGTTCGGATGATTCTGCCATTTCAGGCGGTATTGATTACGCCCACGACTCCGGATTTTATGCCGGTACCTGGGTCTCTTCACTGAGTGGCGGCAGCCAGTACGAACAGGATGTCTATCTCGGTTATGGTTTTGACGCCGGCCCGGTTGGTCTGGATGTCGGCTATATCGAATACATGTATCCGGTGGGTGATGTGGATCTGGACTTTTCCGAAGTTTATGTCAACGCTAGTTATGAAATGGTCAGCGCCGGTGTGGCAATGACAGTGGATACCGAGGCCAATAGTCAGTACGAGGATGATCTGTACATGTATGTTGGTGCCGATTTCGAAGTCAAGGAAGGACTCTCATTGGGGCTGCTCTATGGTGATTATGACTTCGATGATCCGACCAGCACCGACTACAGTCACTACCAGGTCAGCCTGAGCAAGGACGATTTTGTTTTCGCCTTTGATCAGAACGATCAGGATGGCGCCGCAGGTGACGCACGTTTCACCGTTTCCTACAGCAAGAGCTTTGATCTGTAAAAGGTTCGCTTGAGTAAGCTCGAAACCATTCGCCCACCTTCGGGTGGGCATTTTTTTAAGGAGGCAAGACCATGAAAATGGTTATGGCAATCATCAAGCCCTTCAAGCTGGATGATGTGCGCGAAGCGCTTTCCGAGATCGG of the Thiohalophilus sp. genome contains:
- a CDS encoding TorF family putative porin, giving the protein MKKANALLVGTILAASTVASSVAVAELSGNVGFTSNYIWRGVTQGSDDSAISGGIDYAHDSGFYAGTWVSSLSGGSQYEQDVYLGYGFDAGPVGLDVGYIEYMYPVGDVDLDFSEVYVNASYEMVSAGVAMTVDTEANSQYEDDLYMYVGADFEVKEGLSLGLLYGDYDFDDPTSTDYSHYQVSLSKDDFVFAFDQNDQDGAAGDARFTVSYSKSFDL